In Ovis aries strain OAR_USU_Benz2616 breed Rambouillet chromosome 8, ARS-UI_Ramb_v3.0, whole genome shotgun sequence, a single window of DNA contains:
- the LOC105611310 gene encoding LOW QUALITY PROTEIN: pre-mRNA-splicing factor SYF2-like (The sequence of the model RefSeq protein was modified relative to this genomic sequence to represent the inferred CDS: inserted 1 base in 1 codon): MAVKYPRDDVLLSAAGKMNSELRREVWANNIEVGGLEMAAATLTEKVPVGGAEEQQPPAGAEELAAQKRKQRLRKFRELHLKRNEARKLNHQEVVEEDKRLKLPANWEAKKARLEWELQEEEKKKECAARGEDYEKVKLLEISAEDAERWERKKRRKNPDLGFSDYAAAQLCQYHRLTKXIKPDMETYERLREKHGEEFFPTSNSLLHGTHVPSTEEIDRMVLDLEKQIEKRDKYSRRRPYNDDADIDYINERNAKFNKKAERFYGKYTAEIKQNLERGTAV; encoded by the exons ATGGCTGTGAAATATCCAAGAGACGATGTCCTCTTATCTGCAGCTGGGAAAATGAATTCAGAGCTTAGGAGAGAGGTTTGGGCTAATAATATAGAAGTGGGAGGCCTGGAGATGGCGGCTGCGACTCTTACCGAGAAGGTGCCGGTGGGTGGAGCAGAGGAGCAGCAGCCTCCCGCAGGAGCCGAGGAGCTGGCCGCCCAGAAGCGCAAACAGAGACTGCGCAAATTCCGGGAGCTGCACCTGAAGCGGAATGAAGCTCGTAAATTAAATCACCAGGAAGTTGTTGAAGAAGATAAAAGACTTAAGTTACCTGCGAATTGGGAAGCCAAAAAAGCTCGTTTGGAATGGGAActacaggaagaagaaaagaaaaaggaatgtgcAGCGAGAGGGGAAGACtatgagaaagtgaagttgctagaaatcagtgcagaagatgcagaaagatgggagagaaaaaagaggaggaaaaacccCGACCTGGGATTTTCAGATTATGCTGCTGCCCAGCTTTGCCAGTATCATCGGCTGACCA AGATcaaaccagacatggaaacatATGAGAGACTGAGAGAAAAGCATGGAGAAGAGTTTTTCCCAACGTCCAACAGTCTTCTTCATGGGACACATGTGCCTTCCACAGAGGAAATTGACAGGATGGTCCTAGACCTcgaaaaacaaattgaaaaacgAGACAAATACAGCCGGAGACGCCCTTATAATGATGATGCAGATATTGACTACATTAATGAAAGGAATGCTAAATTCAACAAGAAGGCAGAAAGATTCTACGGGAAATACACAGCTGAAATTAAGCAGAATTTGGAGAGAGGAACAGCTGTCTAA